CCAAAACGGATCATCTTTCTCGATCGTAAACGGACCTAACAAACGAGGGAACAGACCTTGTAAGCCCGTCCCATGTGAACACCATCGAGGATGGTGAATTTGCTCATCTATCCAGCCCGCTTTGCTATATTTGCCCCGATAGACGCTTACTGGGGACCAATCTGGGGTAACTGGCAATATTGGGGGAGCATAGGCTGAGTAGGATTCACTTGCATAAACCACCTTCCCTCCCACCACTGTCAGTATCGACTCAATATCTTTAATTTCTTCAGCGGGTACACTAAAGTAGTCGGCGGAAAGTACCGCTAAATCGCCAAGTTGACCTTCTGCCAGTGCACCTTTGTGAGTTTCCTCCGAGGACATCCAAGCAGAACCTTGAGTGTAAAGTCGCAAGGCCATCGCTCGATCAAGCCTGTTAGTTTCGGTGTAGAGAGGAAATCCACCTACAGTTTGGCCCGTCACCATCCACGATAGGGCTATCCAAGGGTTGTAACTTGCTACTCTGGTAGCATCCGTCCCCGCTCCCACGGGGATCCCCATGTCAAGCATCTTGGCGATAGGCGGTGTCTGCTCGGCCGCCTTGGCTCCATACCGGTCGACGAAATATTCTCCCTGGAATGCCATCCGATGCTGCACAGCGATGCCGCCACTCAAAGCTTTAATCCGCTCCAGATTTCGCTCAGTTACAGTCTCGGCATGATCGAAAAACCAGCGTAAGCCCTGGAAAGGGACCTCTCGGTTTACAGCTTCGAAAACATCGAGAAATCGGGAAATTGACTCGTCATAGGTGGCATGCAACCGAAACGGCCAGCGATGTTCGGCAAGAAGTTTTACCACTCGATGGAGTTCACCTTCCATCCCCGGTGACAGATCGGGTCGAGGCTCCAGAAAATCTTCAAAATCGGCCGCGGAAAAAACCAGCATCTCGCCCGCGCCATTCATTCGGTAGAAGTCGCTCCCGGCACCCGGCCTGGTCGTATCCACCCACTTCGAAAAATCTTCCAACTCGCCTTTAGGTATTTGTGTGAAGAGGTTGTAAGCCACGCGAACGGTCATTTCACCTCGACGATGGAGGTCTTCAATGATCGCATAATCCTCGGGATAGTTTTGAAAGCCGCCTCCGGCATCAATGGCACTCGTCACACCAAGACGGTTCAATTCGCGCATGAAATGTCGAGTCGAGTTGAGTTGATACTCCGGCGGTAGCTTCGGGCCTTTTGCAAGAGTCGAATAGAGAATCATGGCATTTGGGCGAGCTATGAGGATTCCGGTTGGATTACCACGTTTATCCCGCTGTATTTCCCCGCCTGGTGGATTGGGAGTATCCTTGGTAAATCCGCAAACACGCAACGCGGCTGCGTTTAAAATCGCCCGATCGTAGAGGTGGAGAATGAAAACCGGCGTGTCAGGGGCGGCCGCGTTTACCTCTTCCAACGTTGGCATCCGCCGTTCCGCAAACTGAAACTCACTCCAGCCTCCTACTACGCGCACCCATTGGGGAGGCGGTGTCCGCTTCGCCTGTTCTTTAAGTAACGCGAGTGCGTCGGCGAGAGAAGGAACCCCGTCCCAACGAAGTTCGAGATTGTAGTTCAGCCCACCACGGATGAGGTGGAGGTGAGAATCGTTCAATCCGGGAATCGCCCTCCTCTTGTCCAGATCAATAACTGTCGAGCTGGGTCCACGAAGCTTGAGTATCTCGGCATCGTTACCGATTGCGAGAACCCGCCCATTTTCGAAAGCGATGGCTTCCACTTCCAACGAACTGTCGTTTGTGGTTATCTTGCCGTTATGAAGGATCAGGTTTGGTGTAGCCATCGTTATTCCTTTGCGCGATTGCAGCTAATCTTTACGGGGTTTATTTGTTTCAGATGTTGAACCGGGTGCCCACCAACGTTCAGCGAGCCAAACTAAGGCGGGCATAACCATCCAGGTTAACCCGGCGACCATAGCCGTATTAAACACAAGCAATATTGCGAACCAGGACCAGTCCGAAATTAGCGGAGTCAACGTGAAGGTCAGCGCGAATGCCGTGATGTTCACACCGATCCAGGTCAATAAAGCCTCCTTCAATCGAGGCTTCATTTGTGCGACACCGCTGTAGGCACCACATACTCGGGGTATCTGGTTGGCGAGGCGCCGTGAACCATCGTGTAGGCATATTCGACACCGATGCCGTAGGCACCGAAGTGAGTTTTCACGATGTCCATCACGGCGTCGTACGTGCCTTTGTGGGCCCAGTCCCGTTGCCACTCGAGCATGACCGAAAGAGCAGTAACCGGCTTCGCACCGGCCTGAACGACTCGTTTCATGGCGTTATCGTGCGATAGTTGGTTGACATCCCCGCAACAATCCTCAACGACGAAAACCTCGTATCCATCGGAAATGGCCTGGACGGTCGGTAAAGCAACGCAGGTTTCCGTCCAAAGGCCCGTCAGGACAATCTTTTTCCGGCCGTGCTTTTTGACTTCGGCGACAAAGTTCTGGTCGTCCCAGGAATTCATAGAAGTGCGTTCAATTGGTATTTGCGTTGGAAATATTGCCTGAATTTGAGGCCAGATATTACCGCTGAACGCCTTGGTTTCGACCGTCGAGAGTATCACCGGAAGGCCAAATACCTTTGCAGCCTTGGCGAGGGCAACATTATTATTGATGATCGACTGACGATCGAAATTTGACACGCCAAACAGCATTTGCGGTTGCAAATCTATGAGCGCAAGAACGCAATTCTCTGGCGTCAATAACCCCTTCTCGCTGAGCTTTGGTCGGCCTGAATCTTGAGACATGACATTCCCCTTTTTTTGCGAAAGCGAAAGATTAATATTGAGATCGTTACATCGATACCCGTTTATCGTTGTGCTGGGAGGGAACGAAGTAAAGTTCCTCATTCAGTCGTTCTCTCTGCCTCTCACCTAATCTGAGCGTAAAGGGTTAACATCCGAGAGAGTGTTCCAAAATTATGGGAATCTCTGGAGAAGTACGGAGCGGGAAAATAGCGGATTAAACGCTGAGCGGACTATTTTCAATGTGATCAGTTTGGATCGAGAGTTACATTCTACGAATGAAGTGCAATTGTTTGAAATTTCATGCGGACTTATATTATTACGCTTTAAGCTCAACATTATAACGCTGGTGTTCGTTACTTCTGGAAGTTTACTTGGCTCTTCCGTTTTTAGGCGCAACTCTCGGCGAATCGGTCATTTTGGGATAGATTGCAATTGAGAGTACCCTTTTCCTGGTTCACGGAAGAGCCGATGACGACGACTACCATTGCCATAGATATGGACGTCCCTGCCGGAGTGAGCGTTGGCGAATACGAACGCATCGACGGGGGTCACGCCTTTCACGTGAGTTGGCAGTTTCCCGACAATCTTTGTTGCGAGACTTGCCAGCGAGAGTCTCGGCTTCAATTGGTGGAGAAGAACAAGTTTCTGAGCATCCGCGATCTGGATTTGTGGGGTAAGCCGAGCTTTTTCGTGTACCAGGAGGTGTATCACCGCTGCCCGTCGTGCGGTCACCGTCAATCGCTGTTGCCGCCGTTCAAGCGTCGGGATGTGAAATATACGTTTCGCTTCGAGGAGCAGGTGCTGGTCAGTCTGATCGGGAGCACAGCCGAAGACGTGGCGGTGCGTTTGGGGATCGCCGCGGAGACGGTGGAGCGAATCGTCAAGAACCGGATAGAGGACGCCAAGGCGAAGCAGATCGATCCCCAGCGGAAGATCGAGCGATTGGGTCTGGATGAGATCAGCCTGCGTAAGGGGCATAAGGGATATGCGACAATATTGACGGACCTGACGAATGCGGAGCGTCCGGAGATTCTGGCTCTGTCCAAGGGTCGTGACGAAGCAGCTGGGCGAGCGTGTTTGGAGCGTTTGTCGGCCCAGCAACGGTCGGCGGTGCGTTGGCATCATACGGACATGAGCGCGGCGTATTTGAAGGCTTGCGGCGTGCATTTACCCAACAGCCAGTCGGTGATAGATCGCTTTCACGTCGCCAAGAAATTGGGTGAGGTGGCGGACGATCTGCGAAAAAAAACTATCGAGCCTACAAGCGAAGTTTGAGCGGGGAAGCCCGCAAGAAGCTGCGTTCTCAGATGCACGACTTCCGGCGTCGTCCCGAGGATTTGAATCCCGAGCGGACCCAGGCCCTCGAGGATTTGTTCGAGAAGGTGCCTTCGTTGGGAACGATCTACCATCTGCGTTGGGAGGCGACCAAGATCTTCGATAGTGCCCCGAACCGAGCCGAAGCCTCGCGACTGTTGGAAGATTGGATCGTCCAGGCCCGCGAGACCGAGATGGATTGGGAGCCGTTCATCACGATGCTCAAGAATAACTGGGAGGGGATCTTAGCCTACTTCGAGGAACGCAAAAGCAGCGGCCCGGTGGAAGGTCTGAATACCAAGATTCGGGTAGTGCTACGTCGGAGTTATGGAATTCAGAGTCTAACTACGCTCTGGACGAGAATACTCCTGGACGTGAATTGGGCTGCGAAAAAATTAGGGCCGACCGTTGCGGAGATTCGCGGCTTCGTCAACCAGATACAGAAGCATTTCTCTGGATGCTACACCTAGAAACGGAAGAGCCGTTTACTTTTCAGCGATATTGACCAAAAAATAACGGTTCATTAAAGGATGCTGATCCGCTGAAGCGTTCGATTGACAGATCCTCGGCGGAATTTCTTCAACCGATGTTGTTCTCTAATATTGCGTTTTGCTGCCTTTGAACGACAAGATAGTTCAGAATCAGATCGCGCAGCAATCGACCTACGGAAATACCCTGTTTGTTGGCTACTACCTGCAATGCTTCCAAACAACGATTCGATAAGAACAGCGAGAGCTCCAAATATTCTTCGTTACGGCTTGGATGCTCCCGACTAAATTGATCGCGCTCTTTATTCACCATCATCTCTCCGTATTTGTGAATCGGTTTTCGCTAGCTAGGAGCCGTCGTTCAGATAACCACTTAGTTCATCGTTTTCAAAAATTCCCGCACCGTCACTGCGATCTGATCCGCGGCAGTATCGAGGGCGAAATGTCCCGCCTCGAGAAGGTGAATTTCTGACTTCGGCACATCCGCGCGATAAGCTTCCGGCTCAGAGATATCGAACGACGGGTCAAACCTCCCCCAGATTACGAGAAGTCGCGGTTGCCTTTCTCGCATCCAGGTTTGCCATTTCGGATAAAGATCCAAGTTGGTTCGATAGTCGTAGAAAAGGTCGATCTGAATATCCGCCTGACCTGGCTGATTCAGAAACGCAAACTCATCCGTCCATAGATCGGGATCATATCGCTCACTATTGAGATCGCTCCCCACATGTCTGGTCCGAGCTGCCTCCAACGAGAGAAAACTTTTTCTGAACGCATCTTCATGGGCAGTTCGATTGGACCAAAACTTTCGACGAAGCTTCCAGTTTTCTCCCAGACCAGAGTTGTGTGCCACTGCATTCTGGATAATGAGTGCCTCAACCCGCTCCGGATCGACCAAAGCTATACGGAAGCCTACGGGACTACCATAATCTTGCATGTAGAGCGTGTAGCGGGAAAGTCCCAATGCTATGCAAAAATGATGCATAATCTCAGCTAAGCGATCAAAAGTATAACTAAAGCTTTTTCTGTCCGGGCACTCGCTGTGACCGAATCCTGGGTAATCGGGTGCAATCAAATGATAGTGATCGGCAAGTC
The genomic region above belongs to Telmatocola sphagniphila and contains:
- a CDS encoding amidohydrolase; this translates as MATPNLILHNGKITTNDSSLEVEAIAFENGRVLAIGNDAEILKLRGPSSTVIDLDKRRAIPGLNDSHLHLIRGGLNYNLELRWDGVPSLADALALLKEQAKRTPPPQWVRVVGGWSEFQFAERRMPTLEEVNAAAPDTPVFILHLYDRAILNAAALRVCGFTKDTPNPPGGEIQRDKRGNPTGILIARPNAMILYSTLAKGPKLPPEYQLNSTRHFMRELNRLGVTSAIDAGGGFQNYPEDYAIIEDLHRRGEMTVRVAYNLFTQIPKGELEDFSKWVDTTRPGAGSDFYRMNGAGEMLVFSAADFEDFLEPRPDLSPGMEGELHRVVKLLAEHRWPFRLHATYDESISRFLDVFEAVNREVPFQGLRWFFDHAETVTERNLERIKALSGGIAVQHRMAFQGEYFVDRYGAKAAEQTPPIAKMLDMGIPVGAGTDATRVASYNPWIALSWMVTGQTVGGFPLYTETNRLDRAMALRLYTQGSAWMSSEETHKGALAEGQLGDLAVLSADYFSVPAEEIKDIESILTVVGGKVVYASESYSAYAPPILPVTPDWSPVSVYRGKYSKAGWIDEQIHHPRWCSHGTGLQGLFPRLLGPFTIEKDDPFWGRGCACWAF
- a CDS encoding hydrolase, whose protein sequence is MSQDSGRPKLSEKGLLTPENCVLALIDLQPQMLFGVSNFDRQSIINNNVALAKAAKVFGLPVILSTVETKAFSGNIWPQIQAIFPTQIPIERTSMNSWDDQNFVAEVKKHGRKKIVLTGLWTETCVALPTVQAISDGYEVFVVEDCCGDVNQLSHDNAMKRVVQAGAKPVTALSVMLEWQRDWAHKGTYDAVMDIVKTHFGAYGIGVEYAYTMVHGASPTRYPEYVVPTAVSHK
- a CDS encoding alpha/beta fold hydrolase; the protein is MSQNATYRTITVDGLAIFYREAGPKNAPILLLLHGFPSSSRMFEPLFGRLADHYHLIAPDYPGFGHSECPDRKSFSYTFDRLAEIMHHFCIALGLSRYTLYMQDYGSPVGFRIALVDPERVEALIIQNAVAHNSGLGENWKLRRKFWSNRTAHEDAFRKSFLSLEAARTRHVGSDLNSERYDPDLWTDEFAFLNQPGQADIQIDLFYDYRTNLDLYPKWQTWMRERQPRLLVIWGRFDPSFDISEPEAYRADVPKSEIHLLEAGHFALDTAADQIAVTVREFLKTMN
- a CDS encoding transposase, producing MTTTTIAIDMDVPAGVSVGEYERIDGGHAFHVSWQFPDNLCCETCQRESRLQLVEKNKFLSIRDLDLWGKPSFFVYQEVYHRCPSCGHRQSLLPPFKRRDVKYTFRFEEQVLVSLIGSTAEDVAVRLGIAAETVERIVKNRIEDAKAKQIDPQRKIERLGLDEISLRKGHKGYATILTDLTNAERPEILALSKGRDEAAGRACLERLSAQQRSAVRWHHTDMSAAYLKACGVHLPNSQSVIDRFHVAKKLGEVADDLRKKTIEPTSEV
- a CDS encoding transposase; amino-acid sequence: MSGEARKKLRSQMHDFRRRPEDLNPERTQALEDLFEKVPSLGTIYHLRWEATKIFDSAPNRAEASRLLEDWIVQARETEMDWEPFITMLKNNWEGILAYFEERKSSGPVEGLNTKIRVVLRRSYGIQSLTTLWTRILLDVNWAAKKLGPTVAEIRGFVNQIQKHFSGCYT
- a CDS encoding BrnA antitoxin family protein, giving the protein MMVNKERDQFSREHPSRNEEYLELSLFLSNRCLEALQVVANKQGISVGRLLRDLILNYLVVQRQQNAILENNIG